CTGTTGATGCTGAATTCTGCGGTCTTGTTTCTGGTCTTCTGTATTGCAGAAGTTGGTCTCCAGCAGCATATGAGACAGCTTTGTCTTAAACAATGAGGAATGACCAGTAAATctaaacttttttcttctgaaCTCTTGAGGAAACAATTCTGGAAACTTTACTTTTAATGTAAGTATTTTAAGAAAGCCATCTTTAGTGAAGTAGTCCCCTTCTCCTACTGTCTCACTCCCCATCAGCCACCCAATAGATTATAAGCTTACAAGAGCAaggtcttcttctccttctctacCAGTATTTCTTAATGTGTGTTAGTTATTGTCAATTCTAAATTAGCTTTTAATATGTCGGtgttatgtaaataaatgtaaagtaatgtttttatatttgtttttttaagtttttggtAAGAACCCTGCTTTAGCCCAATCAAAAGCTAAACATGTTTGATTTGCTGTTttcaactttttatttttatgagtatgtttttttttattatttgattattcaATAATTAATCTTGTGCCATAAGAATGTGCCAGTAACTCTTACTGTTCGTTTGTCTTTAAGAAAATTGCCAGGATTCAATCACGCATTTCATGGGGTATTATTTTCTgaatggagaagctgcagcaatCCGGTGCCCAGCATTCCAATATCTTCAGATTGACTCCTCAGAGCTTTCTGATCATTCTCTTGATCTggtttggacaaaaaaatattttgaaagtgTTACGGTTGAGAGTGATTCTCATCTTCAGCCAAACAAAGAATTGCTGTGGTTTTTCCCAGGAGTAAAAGAAGACACTGGCGTATATACTTGTATTCTAAGGTACTTACTTTATTCCCTATCTTGCATTTGCTTCGAAAACCTGAAGattattagaaagaaaaaaaaatgactgggCTATGCCCGAGATAGTGGCTGTGTGGTCTGAAGATATTTTTTGGGTGTTTTATAAGCTTTAGATCATTGCCCCAGAACTgttgatattttttgtttatataaatgGTGCTGGAGGTTATCTTGTtcaagcagatctgtcactttcccaAACCAGTTGCACttcagtacactaaataaacaaatgtaaggatatttacagattaaaataaacaatacatttgtaCTAGAAGCCTCTCTTTATTGCATACTATGGGAATAATTTACTATTCCTACTAATTAGCTTATTTCTTAATGTTTATTAGTTCAGACAACCATTGTGAGAATAGGACGTGTAGATAGGAGGATACTTCAGGAAGCTAAATTTATTGGATTTGCTAATTTTGAGAATTTTTGGGATATATCTCAGCTTTACTAGTGCTTATTTTTTAGACTAGATATCGCCAAAACAATTATACTGATAggaacacacaaacaaacaagGTATTGGTAGTTTTGAACAATGGGTTTAGCAACAGGGCAAGAGTTTAaccattttactatttttactaGGCAATTACAACTCTAGTTTAATCATTTTGTGCTTAACAACATAAACAATATCTTTATACATCTCATGACGTCTTTCAGGGATATCTCtgtatttaaatgataaaaCCAAAGTAGGAATATTTTATATGAGTTTGTGAAAAATACTTCATATAATCATATACCTTTCAGAAATTCATCATTCTGTGTTGAAGTAGCAATGACTGTCAATGTACTAGATCGGACAGAGGTATCTTTGGCTGAAATTGCATATGAACAAACTGCCTATGAAGATTCCAGTTCCAAGGTGTATTGTCCCGATTTAGGTGACTTCACTGATAGTTATTCTAATTTTCAGCTAAAATGGTTCAAGGtaagaaatgtaaatgtaactatatttatatgtaaaacatCTATCTCTCTATACATGGATTTCTATACATACATGGAGAAGAAGCCCCTTAACACAACTTATTTAAACGACGGAACTGAAAATTCTGTCTTATTGAATTTGAAAATACAGATAACCAATCAGAAAAGGGATATTAGCATGTAAAAGTTTGAAACGTTGTTTTCCAGACTCTGGTAAAACAATTGTTGGATGTGTTATCAGTTGATCTTCTTTGCAATATGCAAAGGGTTGAGGATTTGTTATTTGAGATAGCAGAAAGTGACACAAAATTGTATTTGTTAATTCTTATAATGGGACATAACATTTGGttatcaaaatagaaaaaggctccaggcactcaagggttccatcaggcagatttattgaaagagacctcacgatgaggtctttatcaagttgcgGTTATAACATTTGCCTGTGTTAAGCATGTAACCTAGACCTagattgtgttaaaatacactTGCTTTTATATAACTACATATGTTTGTCTAGGATGGAGAACCTTTACCAGAAGAGAACCAGAAATATGAATTATTGGATGGCAGCACATTTATtaccattaaacatgtacaAAAGGAAGATGAAGGATATTATACATGTAAATTTGTATTTATGCATGGGGAAATAGAGTACACAGCTTCCAGAATCATTTCTCTTCATACTGTTGGTAATTAtatcaagatattttttttatttatttttattgaaacccTTTTTCAGCCCATCATGAAGACTTTTTCTAATGCAACATTATAAACAATGAATTCTGTTTCTTTGCTATATTCAGTTCCAGATAAAAGAGAGCATCCAGTGATTCTGCAGCCCAGCCAGAATACCTTAGCATCATCCCTAGGTAAGGTTtgtgttatcttttttttttttttgacattttatataACAACATTAAACAACCCGGGAGAAACCAACACCTAAAAGGTGTgtactttgaaaaaaaatgtacattgatATGACAAAACCTTGATTACAACAAATGTCATTTGTACTACGGTTTCTTCTTCCGTGTAACATACAATACACTGGTGCTGTCTGATAATATCCATTATTAGATTAAGTGTAAGGGTCTGATGTATTTTACTTAATGTTGTAATAAACATAATTACAATGTGGATCACAGATTTACCTTCCTTTTTTCCTCAACATTTTGCAATTATTACATTCCAGAACTTGAGCCATGTATAATATACAACTTTGAAAATGTTACTAATAAGATGCAGCTTTCCAATAAAGAAATTATCATATCCTTTTTTGTGGTGTTTTACCTGCATTTCTACATAGAAATAGTATTTAGGATGCCATGACTGGTTTCATACTCTGCTGTGCTTATAGATTTTTGAGCTGACAAAtttggtgtgtgttttgttctcatttttttctttggtcaAAGTTTCCCCTTTTAACTCATTTACACTAAGGGAGTGTGTGCCAAATTGACTGTAGTGTCTCCTGCCCCAAGCTAAGGTCCCGAACAGCCATTAGGCAACCTGGGCAAATGCTCAATGAGGGCATGGCACCTCCCAAATACCTTTGTTGCTGcttctgtggcagagcctgttttAATGTGCCTCTACTATTTGATTCACACAGCAGCATGCTACAAAAAGGCAGTGTCTGGCCACATGTATCCAGTCGGTGGCAACACTAAGGCCACTTATCGGTCGCTGGCCAATTGTAATCCCAAATTCAGCCCTACCAAGGCTGTGCTATCTTCGGAGGCAGGGCACCGAGATATGGTGTCATCTCCACGCAATCAGCAAAGATGCATGAGATAGAGGAGACCTTGTTCGGGGTAGGTCTGGTGGGCGAGCTACAGCATAGACCGATCTAAATACAGCACTGCACTTAAATCAGCTTTCAGGGCAGCAGACAAACCTACTCCAGGATTGTGAACAAATTACAAACACCAACACATACCTCTCCATTACTGATTCTTCTTTGGGGCTTTATGTGCCTATTGATAATAATATATAGGGTAAACATCTATGCTGCTAGCGTTACAAATTTCAAGCTCCTGTCACATGTTTAGAGGAGCCAAAGAACAGCTGCCATGGAATCCTAAGTTAAGCTTGAGCCATCATTAAAAATGGCCCTATAAACTCTAACCctaattattatgattttatttttaccatttatttTCTAGTTATAAGGACTTACAAGAATTCTAAGTCTCACAACAACCATGCGTGTGTTGCAGAAAAAATACCAAcatacattgaaaaaaatgtaatgtaattagtTTATCattgtgaaaagaaaaataatgattttcctTTGTGCAAAAGGTTCCACATTGACTATTCCGTGCAAAGTATTTACTGGAGTTGGGAGAAACAATCCTATTGTATGGTGGCTAGCAAATAAAACCTTTATTGAAGAATTCTTTAAAGATGGCCGCGTGTTTGAAGGACCATTGCAGTAAGTATATagtaaaaagatttttaaaaaatacatcagAACTATTTGacttatttaaaatgaatgtggcCATAGTACACTTGTGGAATGTTTTTGCTTGGAAATTTAGATACTGTACAGGAAGGTACCAAGGCAATTACTCATTGGGTATCTGTGAGAATGTACAtttatctatctttctatccaCATCTAGAGTTGGGTGAACCAGATGTAGAGCTACAGAAATTGAGGCAGACACTGGAATCATGCTTGTGAGCAGCTTCCAAGCTCAACTCACCTGCATCGCTTCTTGGCATTTTgactaagatcaagtgagtaccagtgacagagggaaagcttggtccttAAGGCAGAGTAGGTTAGTTGAAGGCCCAGGTGGTTACAGAGCCCCCTGGTTTGATCTGACAGACGCAAGCAGTATGGTGTACATTGGGGGGGCAGGGCCGTCTTAACAGCATTGTAGGCCCTGGGCAAAGCAATGCACTGGAGCCCCTacccaccaaaaaacatgcaagTCAAGGCTTAGTCAACAGAAACAGAAATATGCACATGTGTGAACATGTAGGGGAGAGCAGGGGAGAGCTACCTGCATTGAGTCTAGCAggccaggatatgatgttgggcatacacataaatatatatatatatacacatacactggtcttacaaacacctgcccatacacacatacagtaatgtgaaaaagaaagtacaccctctttgttATTATGTGCTGATGTGCAAAACTATAGAATTCAATCATCTGTCTTAAAATATGGTAAagacaacctcagatgaaaaccatgatatattacactgtgtcatgatttattgaacaaaaataaagccattatacacacaaataccctacgctgtccttacacacacacatatacacatacactgtccttacaaaCGCcttctaatacacacacatatacagatacactgTAGTTACAAACGCCTGCATATACACATTcaatgcccttacacatgcctgccaaaacacacacatatgcactgcccttacacacacctgtctatGCACACatagacattacacacacatatgcactacccatatacacacaaatacattgcccatacacacaaacatactgtgTCACAACTGCCCTTACAGCACCCTGTCTCCTCATCTTCTAGCCCCCTTTCCCCTCTTCCATCCTGTCATCCTGAGGTGCCGGCACTTGGATATGACGCATTTGGCACATATACCAATGTATAAATAGCAGAACATCACTCCAATATTTCTGGTGCTTAAACTGGGCTCCACCAGCACTCCAAGATATCAAAATTAAAGTCACCCAGCACTCCAGTAGTTCAGTGAGGTATATTTAATGTGACATATGGCACATggtgattagggagcacagaagccgaggtctgaagtgacagacctcgcactcccttAATGTTGGGCCGATAAGAGACACATTGTGATCTCCCAAACCGGCCTTGCTCAGAGGGCGCGTGTATCCCAGACCAGCGCTCATGGTGCACACTGGGGTAACTGTCTGATaggcagggctggttggggagatcacaatctcgcACCTGCCTTGTTGTGGCTCTGAAGGGTGGCTCAGGAGTGGCAGCCTCACCACTTGCCCCATCCCTATAGATATAGGGTACTGTTCTAGGGGCTCCGTGGGAATCACATTGCTCGCAGCAAATGCACTTAAGCAAGACCAGTgccaataatataaaattttcaataattttgccttttttttttttcaaatcaatTGCCTTTACAACTGTGTTAAAAGCATGATACATTTCCACCTTAAAAGAAATGTAGTGTGTTTTTAAGGAAGGAATAGAGTTTGAATGACAAAACAACAACTGGAAAATAAGCAAATCTACATACATATTTCACTGCACATATTGCGTAGTTTCCTTAACCAGATACTATACTTGATGTATATTTCCAAAGTCATAATGATAGTTTAAGGAtagatgtgtttttctttcagaGAAACGACAGAAGCTGATGGCCATTACATTGAACTGCCACTGATTTTTAAAGTGGTCAAAGAGGAGGATTTCAGCACCAATTTTATGTGTGTGGCTAGCAACGATTATGGCAAAGAGGTCCTTCCGACAAGTATAAGAgaagcaggtaaaaaaaaaaacctgctatttagttaatacatacacatttgaccaaaacaataactttttaacaaacatttttcGGTGTCTTGAGCGCAATAAAAAGGACCATTTTTGTACAAGTTCTCCAGGACCCCAAGATCGAAATCCTTGGCGTATTAAGCAAATCAGGAGTTTACAGGGGAATTGAAGTTTAGCtttattatgaattataaaGGTCCAATCCTGGGGAACTTCCCTGAAAACAAGAGCTTGAATAGTTAAATATTTGAGATTTAACTTTGCATTACTTCACTTGAAATCAAACTGCTTAACTTACTGTTCAGTTGTTAAATTTAAGTTTTAGAGAATCTAACTCATAGGGACTGTTGTTTATATAGTTGTTAATTATAATAGTCTTTTCTTTCAGTGTAGGTTTGGGTTCAGTTTTTCTTCAATTTTCGCGGTAAACTTTCCATTTTTATGAGCGGAGTTTaatgtaattgttatttttctgtttttaccaCCTGCTCTCTTGTGATATTGATTCTTTAACATGttaattattctttttcctGTAGCCTCTCCTTTTTCTTGGTACATTGCAGCAGTTCCAGCAGCTTTGATTTGTCTGATTGTTGCAATAATTGCCATATACAAATACAAGACGTCGAAACACAAGACAGGTTATTCCCTGGACAAGATATAATTGGTAATATTATCTTACTGTTATATTTATAGTATAATTTAGTATGTCAAAATCCAAAATTGCTAATTTGTTTAGGCTTGGTGGGCAGTGCAGGGGGGTTCTTTAGTAAAGAGCTAGCTCAGCCAATCACAGTGGGTTTTAGTATTGATTATTCTTAGCAAAATCAGGGAGGTGAGATGTTCAATTCACCTGCAGAATCCCTCTTCACCCTCTAGACCCCATTGATCTACCCACCAACTAAACACACTGATCAGAAAGCAGGGTTCTGCAATGATTACAGTATATGAGATAACAGCAGGGGGGTCATCAGAGACTTTCAGACACAAAAGGGTCTCTATTACAAGGATAAATGCTTTCTGCCACTGACTTCACAGGAAGCAAATGCCAAGTCGGCGGTTTTGGACATTTTAATGCAGTAAATGTAACCTGTCAGCTCAGAGCCAGTGATGGGGAAATCCTCCTTCAAAGTGCAACGTAATTGCGTGCCTTTGTTCTCAAGGAACAGTTATTAAGGAAGTATTATTAAATCCTTTGTTACAAAGAGattcatataatacatttttgcttAGCAGGACAGGAATGGCCTTCAGACACACCAACATTCTCTCAACACTCTTGATCGTGCCAATATTATTGTAGTAACGCATAAGCAGCTGAACAAATTACCTTCCTAAACAGTATTAGGTACAAAGCTAGATTTGTACTCAAAACTAGGGATAAAAAACCCTTTGTGTTAAGGACATACAACAGGTGGAGCATGAGCAAGAAATGGACTGTATTTGGTGGCAGTAGAGTCCCTGGAAACATTGCATCCCTGATACATTTCATGTTTGCCTATTGAGATGGCCAGCACTGCCTAGGTACAAAAAAAGTGAGGAATCAGCCCCCCCCAGTACCTTTCATTACATCATTTGTAGCACTGTAGCAAAAAGTAGTAAACTGTAAATACTAGTTCTGAGCTGTTTTGC
This sequence is a window from Spea bombifrons isolate aSpeBom1 chromosome 2, aSpeBom1.2.pri, whole genome shotgun sequence. Protein-coding genes within it:
- the LOC128473066 gene encoding interleukin-1 receptor type 2-like, with the translated sequence MWLPFIVMSTSLLESLAYPGSNMDNSENCQDSITHFMGYYFLNGEAAAIRCPAFQYLQIDSSELSDHSLDLVWTKKYFESVTVESDSHLQPNKELLWFFPGVKEDTGVYTCILRNSSFCVEVAMTVNVLDRTEVSLAEIAYEQTAYEDSSSKVYCPDLGDFTDSYSNFQLKWFKDGEPLPEENQKYELLDGSTFITIKHVQKEDEGYYTCKFVFMHGEIEYTASRIISLHTVVPDKREHPVILQPSQNTLASSLGSTLTIPCKVFTGVGRNNPIVWWLANKTFIEEFFKDGRVFEGPLQETTEADGHYIELPLIFKVVKEEDFSTNFMCVASNDYGKEVLPTSIREAASPFSWYIAAVPAALICLIVAIIAIYKYKTSKHKTGYSLDKI